From Corynebacterium pseudotuberculosis:
AGGTTGGGGGCGGCCACTGGTCATATTGCAGACGCTACCCTGCGGGTTTCGGAGATGCAGTCTGACATTGAATCGGCCGTGAAAACGGTGCCAGAATCCATCAAGGACGCTCACCTGTCTTATTACCATGAGATTAGTAGCAAGCTTTATGCGGCTGCCGATAGCTCATTTATTGGTCAGGTCTATGCACTCTTTGGCATGAGGTCTATTGCCTCGGGCGCAAAAGACTACCCGCAGCTAACAAACGAGGCTGTTATTGACGCCAACCCGGACGTCATATTCCAGGCTAACCATGGATCGGAAAAGATCACCCCGCAAGATCTGGCCGCTCGGCCGGGCTGGAACACCATCAACGCAGTAAGAACAGGCGCGATAGTGCAGCTTGATCAGGATTTGGCTGCGCGTTGGGGTACTCGGCTGCCGTTGCTGATAAAACAGGTCGCAGAACAACTAGCGGCCCTTCCTCATGATGCGACTGCTCAGGGCTCTGCAGCGTCGGTGGCCCGCTAGCCTAAGTAGTCTGCGGCTTAATCCATGCGAGAACAAACCCTTAGAAACCCTAGAACGCTATGTCCAGTGATCATAGTGTTCAGCGTGATCGCGTTGGGTTGCGTGATCATTGCAGCGACCCTGGTGGGGGCGGTCGGCATTGGCCCTGGGGATGTGATCCGAGAGTTTCTTGGCGGGCAGGCGTTGAGCGAGCGCCACCATGCGATAGTGCTCAATGTTCGATTGCCAAGGGTTATGCTGGCCGTGATTGTGGGAGCCGTGCTTGCTACAGCAGGTGCCACCTATCAAGCGGTGTTTCATAATCCCTTAGCGGATCCCTATCTGTTGGGCGTAAGCGCTGGCGCGGGTCTTGGAGTCACGTTAGCGGTGATCTTTGGGGCCACCATGGGCTTGGGCCTCGGTGGCGCGGGAATCGTCGGCGCGGCTTTTGTAGGCGGCGTTGCTGCGGTTGCTGTGACATGTGTATGTGCTGGCATGGCGGGCGGCCAGTCACGGTCAGATGCTACGACCGTGGTTCTTGCAGGTGTGGCGGTTGCCGCGTGTGCTTCTGCAGCGCAGACCTTTGTGCAACAGCGCAATATAGACACCATTCAGCGTATCTATGCGTGGATGCTGGGAAGCCTGAATACTGCAGGCTGGTCAACGGTGGGCTTGGTGATACTACCCGTGACGTTGTGCGTTGTGCTGCTCTGTCTGAGTGCTCGCCTGTTAGACGTGATCACGCTAGGTGATGAGGAAGCCGCCGCATTGGGCGTACATCCGCAACGCGCACGATTAATGCTGGTAGGGGTAGCCACGCTAGGAACTTCCGTGGTGGTCTCAGTATCTGGGCTTATCGGCTTTGTCGGGATTATCGTCCCGCATGCGGTTCGTCTTGTGGCTGGTCCGGCTCATCGATACCTGATGCCGCTTACTGTGATCTGGGGAGGCATTTTCCTCCTTATCGCAGACACCGTAGGAAGGACCGCCCTAGCACCGGCTGAATTGCCGGTGGGAGTGGTCACGGCTTTTGTCGGTTCTCCTTTCTTTCTTTTTGTTCTGCATCGTCATCGTCGGGGAAGGTCGTAGCATGCTCGACGTACGTAGCCTCTGCTTTTCTTATGCCAGTACGCGTCTTATGGCCTTGGAATACGTGAGTATGTGCTGTTCCAAGGGACAGTGGCTATCTCTAATTGGGCCTAATGGGTGCGGAAAATCTACGTTGCTCAGCGTGATCGCGGGGGTGCGTCGGCAAGCATCGGGCGAAGTGTATGTGGACGGTGCGTCCGCGCGCATGCGGAAGCGGAAAGAATGGGCGCGCACGGTGGCGCTTATGCCACAGCACCCGACGCTTCCGGAGGGGATGCGGGTGATCGACTACATCAAGCTTGGACGCTATCCCCATCGCTCTACCAACAATGACCTGATAGAGCGCGCTATTTGCGACCTCGATCTGCAGAGTTTTGTTGCCTCATCCATAACTGAGTTATCAGGGGGAGAGCTGCAGCGAGTAGCCCTAGCGCGCGCTTTAGTGCAAGAGCCTGCTGTTTTGCTTCTCGACGAGCCCACCTCGGCCTTGGACATCGGGCGGGCACAGGAAGTACTTGAGCTTGTCGACGCACTCCGCGCCGCGCGAGGACTCACCGTTATTGCGGCTATGCATGACCTGACACTGGCCGCAGAATATAGCGATGAGGTGATGCTGCTTGATCGGGGGCGCGTAGTTGCGCATGGAACCCCGGTAGAAGTGCTTACTCGGGAAACCATAGAAAATCTCTATGAGGCCACTGTAGATGTGACTTTTATGGACAGCGCGCCGGCCGTGATCCCACGGCGGAAGCGGGTTCTCCCCAGAGCATCCTCTTAAGCTGGGGATTTATATACAAAGTTAACTGCCATAAGGTTCATGTGAGCTTAAAGATGCATCCCGGATGTTCATAATGCGTAAAACTCCGATAGGCTTTTTCACCATGAAGGAATTTGATCTCATTGTCGTAGGCTCAGGTCTCTTTGGACTCACCATTGCAGAGCGCGCCGCTAGCCAGCTCAACAAAAAGGTGCTCATTGTTGAACGCCGCAGTCACATGGGCGGAAACGCCTATTCTGAAGCTGAACCTGAGACTGGCATAGAGATCCACAAGTATGGTGCACACCTCTTCCACACGTCTAACAAGCGCGTGTGGGAGTACGTCAATCAATTCACGGATTTCACCAACTACCAGCATCGCGTGTTTGCCATGCACAATGGCACTGCGTACCAATTCCCCATGGGTTTGGGCCTGATTAACCAGTTCTTTGGCAAGTATTACTCGCCAGATGAGGCCCGCGCGCTGATCGCGGAACAGGCTTCTGAGATTGATTCCGCTAAAGCAGCAAACCTGGAAGAAAAGGCAATTTCCCTCATCGGGCGCCCGCTCTACGAGGCGTTTATCCGCGATTACACGGCTAAGCAGTGGCAGACAGACCCCAAGGAACTTCCTGCCGGGAACATCACGCGCCTACCTGTCCGCTACACCTTTGATAATCGCTATTTCAATGATGATTATGAGGGCCTTCCCGTCGATGGCTATGCAGCATGGCTTGAGCGGATGGCTGACAGTGAAAATATCGAGATTCTTCTGGATACAGACTGGTTTGAGGTGCGCGATGAGATTCGTGCTGCAAACCCTGATGCACCCGTTGTATACACAGGACCACTGGATCGCTACTTTGACTTTGCAGAAGGCGATCTGGGCTGGCGCACCCTGGACTTTGAGACCGAAGTCCTAGAGACTGGTGACTTCCAGGGCACGCCGGTGATGAACTACAACGATGCTGAGTTCCCTTACACCCGCATCCACGAGTTCCGTCACTTCCATCCCGAGCGCGCGGGGCAGTATCCTTCAGACAAAACCGTGATTATGAAGGAATTCTCTCGCTTTGCAGAGGAAGGCGATGAGCCTTATTACCCGATTAACACCCCTGAAGATCGGGAGAAACTTGAGGCATATCGCAAACTAGCTGCGGCAGAAGCGCGGGAGAACAAGGTTCTTTTTGGTGGGCGCTTGGGAACCTACCAATACCTGGATATGCACATGGCTATTGGTGCCGCTCTGAGCATGTTTGATAATAAGCTCGTCCCCTATTTCAACGAGGGACAACCAATCGAGCAAGAGCGCGGGCACTAAACCGCCATAAAAACAAGGGCCGTAAAGAGCAGAACTAACTGCTTCTTTACGGCCCTTGCGTGTCATTTGGTGCTTCAGTGCGGATGAGAAATTTTTCACATTATTTCTCAGGGCGGTTACCTACGGTGCAGTAGGAAATGATTGTAGGCCTGGGAAAATCTCACTAACTAAGCACGGGAATTGTTGATGTTGTGGGTTTTATCGGAAAACACCCCCCGTGGATAGTTTACTATAGGTGGTGATTCTATGCTTTGCATTCCCTCATGTACTGGCGGG
This genomic window contains:
- a CDS encoding ABC transporter substrate-binding protein; this translates as MMSRKKSLARAVGSALCGIAIAAAVLVGCSSGEGETASNSAKNADTTQNFPVTVKSGVSGEGESITLEQKPERIVSLSPTATEVLYAIGAGEHVVAVDKHSNYPAGTPIVDGLSGFKPNLEAVVAHDPDLVVVSREDDTFVAGLHTAKIPVLVLPAAKKLDDVYSQIERLGAATGHIADATLRVSEMQSDIESAVKTVPESIKDAHLSYYHEISSKLYAAADSSFIGQVYALFGMRSIASGAKDYPQLTNEAVIDANPDVIFQANHGSEKITPQDLAARPGWNTINAVRTGAIVQLDQDLAARWGTRLPLLIKQVAEQLAALPHDATAQGSAASVAR
- a CDS encoding ABC transporter ATP-binding protein — its product is MLDVRSLCFSYASTRLMALEYVSMCCSKGQWLSLIGPNGCGKSTLLSVIAGVRRQASGEVYVDGASARMRKRKEWARTVALMPQHPTLPEGMRVIDYIKLGRYPHRSTNNDLIERAICDLDLQSFVASSITELSGGELQRVALARALVQEPAVLLLDEPTSALDIGRAQEVLELVDALRAARGLTVIAAMHDLTLAAEYSDEVMLLDRGRVVAHGTPVEVLTRETIENLYEATVDVTFMDSAPAVIPRRKRVLPRASS
- the glf gene encoding UDP-galactopyranose mutase, with the protein product MKEFDLIVVGSGLFGLTIAERAASQLNKKVLIVERRSHMGGNAYSEAEPETGIEIHKYGAHLFHTSNKRVWEYVNQFTDFTNYQHRVFAMHNGTAYQFPMGLGLINQFFGKYYSPDEARALIAEQASEIDSAKAANLEEKAISLIGRPLYEAFIRDYTAKQWQTDPKELPAGNITRLPVRYTFDNRYFNDDYEGLPVDGYAAWLERMADSENIEILLDTDWFEVRDEIRAANPDAPVVYTGPLDRYFDFAEGDLGWRTLDFETEVLETGDFQGTPVMNYNDAEFPYTRIHEFRHFHPERAGQYPSDKTVIMKEFSRFAEEGDEPYYPINTPEDREKLEAYRKLAAAEARENKVLFGGRLGTYQYLDMHMAIGAALSMFDNKLVPYFNEGQPIEQERGH
- a CDS encoding FecCD family ABC transporter permease; this translates as MREQTLRNPRTLCPVIIVFSVIALGCVIIAATLVGAVGIGPGDVIREFLGGQALSERHHAIVLNVRLPRVMLAVIVGAVLATAGATYQAVFHNPLADPYLLGVSAGAGLGVTLAVIFGATMGLGLGGAGIVGAAFVGGVAAVAVTCVCAGMAGGQSRSDATTVVLAGVAVAACASAAQTFVQQRNIDTIQRIYAWMLGSLNTAGWSTVGLVILPVTLCVVLLCLSARLLDVITLGDEEAAALGVHPQRARLMLVGVATLGTSVVVSVSGLIGFVGIIVPHAVRLVAGPAHRYLMPLTVIWGGIFLLIADTVGRTALAPAELPVGVVTAFVGSPFFLFVLHRHRRGRS